The Desulfobulbus propionicus DSM 2032 DNA segment AATGTGGATCGATTTATGCAAATAAATTAAAAAACTGGAAAGGAAAAGAGCCCTGTCCAGGATACTAGCAAATCAATGAGAGGGGAGGGTGTTATGAAGAAACTGATATGCTTGGCAACATTGGGACTGTTAGGTGTCGCGGCGAACGCGCCAGCTATGACCATAACCGCCATGGACAGTGCAGTTAATCTGGCCAACGCGTTGGGGGGGGCAGGCGTTACCATTTCCAATGTAACCTATACTGGTGCATTCGCCGCATCCGGTTATTTTACCGGGGGCGCGGCAGCTGGACTGGGCATTGACAAAGGTGTCGTTCTGACTAGTGGCCGTGCCAGCTATCTGAATGGAACGAGCAACACAAGCGATGCGATCACTGGTATTAACAATTTGGCAGGCGATGGAGATTTGAATGGACTGATTCCGGGATATTCCACCCACGATGCCACGGTACTCGAGTTTGACTTTGTCAGTGAAGGATCAACAGCCTATTTTAACTATGCTTTTGGCTCAGAAGAGTATGACGAGTGGGTTGGCTCTGCATACAATGATGTTTTTGGTTTCTTTTTTGACGGGAACAACAACATTGCCCTGATCCCTGGAACTTCTACCCCTGTTGCCATTAACAAGGTCAATGGAGGGTCGTATTCAACCTATTTCAATGCGAATGACCCGACAAATGGCATTCCGACACCGTATGCCTTCGAATACGACGGATTCACCGATATGTTTACCGCTTCCATGACCGGACTGACTGCGGGCCAGACCTATCATATTAAATTGGCCATCGCCGATGCGGGAGACTGGAGTCTTGACTCCGGTGTATTCCTCCAGGCAGGAAGTTTTTCCAAGGATCCTGTTCCGGAACCCGCTACCATGTTGCTCTTTGGTACCGGTCTTGCTGGCTTGGCCGCTGCTGGTCGGAGGCGAGTACAGAAATAATTGATCTGATTTATTGGAAAAGTTGTTAAAAAGCCTGACCGGATCCGGTCAGGCTTTTTTATTACCGTACCGCATCAGTGCTTTTTCATGTGTCATGTCGCATGAAGCAGGGGATGGCCCCTGTTGGGTGAGTGCCATTGATCGATAAAGAGAGATGGAGTGAGCCGTTTCCAGGATATCTTTCTGGCTGTATCCCCCTTTCAGGGGCCACAGTGAAAAACTGTATCCTTGACTATCAGGAATGCTGGAAACATAGATTTCCTTTTTTCCGGATTTTTTTCCGGAAAAAGTTAAAAACGACATAATTTCAATTTGTTCTTTAGGAAGATATGTGTCATGGCGATGCAATTTTTAACCTCATAGATTTATTCTCGTCACAGTGTTTGGCTTGTGCTTTCCTTGGCGCCTTTTTTCAATCTCTTCTGCTTGCGATCGCTTTCTCCCGTGAAGCCCTTGCTCGCTCAGCTTTTCACTGAAAAGAAGCTCCTGCCACATAGGGGCTTTTCAGTACAATGGAATGTGAAGGAGTTTGTCAGCGTGTATGTCCGGAAAAGTGAAAACATGATTTGGATGCGCGAAGGGACAAGACAAGGCGGAACGTTGGGTGTCGTAATGAAACCGATGGATGCCCATCTGTTTGATTGTTATATAACGTATTTAATTTAAAAGATAAAATAAATTCAAGCTTGGCCTGTGGTTAAGAGGGTGTAAAAAAAAGTGAAGTCTTCTGCAAATAAGGTGAATATTTTGCAACCTCGATTGGCAAGGATGGGTACTGTTTCAGTGAACAGAAGAAGTTACCTCTGAGCATGCGCGAAGAGAATTGTTTGCCAGGAAAGCTTGAGCAGACAGCGTCCGCATGTGAAAGAGCGGTGGGATTCATCAATAAATAAGGAGGATTTGGTATGTTAGGGAAAAAATGGTTGTTTTTGGCTGTGGCGGCAATGATGGCTGTATTCGCGAGTTCGGCTCTGGCGGACACCTCGGTTTCGTGGGTATCGCCGTCGAATGGGTCTTCCTATGTTGAGGGCACGGTTCTCGGTGCATCGCAACCCGACGGCGCCATTACCGGTCAGGCCGGCGCCAGCGGTATGACCGGCGGTACCGGTTTGGACCTGATGTTGGTCATTGATGTTTCCGGAAGTATGTCTGGCTCAAAACTCACTGCTGTGAAAGCGGCTGCGGTTGCCTTGGTCAACTCTCTCCCTAACAACACAACGCAAGTTGGCATTGTGAAATATAGTTCCAGTGCAAATATGGTTGAGATGCTTCAGGATTTGACGAGCAATAAATCAGATTTGATTGCAACGATCAACGGGTTGTCTGCAAGTGGATCAACAGCGACTGGGACCGCAATTCAAGTTGCTACAGCTGAGTTGCTTTCTTCACGTGCCATTGCTGGCCATGCTAAAATGGAGGTCGTGTTGAGTGATGGTGAGTACAATGTGGGCATCGACCCTAAGATTGCTGCAGCACAGGCACACGCGCAAGGGATTACCGTGCATACCGTAGGTGTTCAATTATACGGTACCGGTTACACGTCTATGCAGCAAACAGCTGTTGCAGGTGGCGGTATTTTTACCAATGTTAACAACCTCAATGACCTTGTGGCACTTTTCAGCGGTACCGGCGGCAATCTGGTCGGTCTTGACCATGTGGATATTCAGCTAGCCGATGGGTCTTGGAAATATGACATCGCCACCGATGGTTTGGGCAACTTCATCCTTCCTGATCAGGTGATTGCCCTCGGAGCCAACACCTTCACCGCCCATGCCTATGGCACGGATGGAACCTCCGCTTCTGCGGTGTTAACCCTTTACGGGACTCCGAATGCCGTTCCCGAGCCCACCACCATGCTGCTGTTCGGCGTTGGCTTGGCCGGTCTGGTTGGTTTGAGCAGAGCAAGAAAGGCATGAGATAAGTTACTCTGCAATACCGTTTCCACCCAAGGCAAGCATGAATAATGCTTGCCTTTTTTTTATGTTCCACGGTAGAGGATAGACCATGCTGACACGGGTGATAACTGCGTTGCGTCCTAGAAAATTTGAGATGACGGAGGAGAATGTGAAGAAATTGTTTCGCCAATGCGATTCGATGCGGCTGGCTCTAGCGGCTACTCTTTTTTTGTTGTTTGTTCTTGCCGCGGTCAACGCCAGGGCTGTTCCCATGCAGTCGTTGGATGCAACCGGGGATGCCGTGGAACTCAGCGTTGAGGTGGAAAAGGATCCGGACAGTTTCATTGACTTGATGAAACAGGAATTCGCACGGGGCAATATCGACAGCGCCGGCTATTTTGCGGAACAATTGGTGCCACTGCGACCGCAAGAGGCAGACGTGCACGCGATCTATAGCATTTCGTTGGCGGCCACCGGCAAGAACGCGGAAGCGCGCGAGCAACTCAACGCCGCGAAACGGCTGGGGCCAGATACTCTTTTCACCCTGGCCGCTGAGGCGATCATCCTCCAGCGGGAAAAAAATTACACTGAGGCGATAAAGAAATGTGAGCAGGCGATAGCCTTAAACGCAACCCACCCCTATCCGCGCAACATCCTGGGAAGAGTGTATGCCGACATGGGACATCATGCAAAAGCACTTGATTGTTTCCAAAAGGCAGTGGAGTTGAAAGTGGATTTTCTTCTCGGGTACATCAATCTCGGTGCTGTGTCCTATCTTACCGGTGATTATGAGCGATCCATCGCCTCGTTTTCCAAAGCCATCGAACTGAACCGCAACGCATACGCCGCCCATTATGGCCTTGGTGTTGTTTATGAAACCTTGGGAAAAAACAAAGAGGCCATGCAGGCCTTGCAAAAAAGCCTGGAATTGCGTCCCGGCAATGCCTCTGCCCTGGAGACATTGGGTAAACTACAGTTGAAGGAAGGGTTGATTGAAGCCGCCTTGCAGACCGGCAATGAAATGGCGAGCAAGAATATGGATGGCGCTTTCGTGCTGCTTGGGGATGCGTTGCTTCAAGCCGGGAAGACGGACGAGGCTATCGCATCGTTGAAAAAAGCACCACAGGGCGGAGCCGAAGTGCCCTATCTGCTTGGTTACTGCGAAATGGTCCAAGGTCGATATGAAGCGGCCGAAAGACTGATGGAAGACGTCTTGAAAATTGATCCCCGCCATTTTGGCGCATACAGCGCCAGAACGGCCTTGAAATTGTATCTTGGGAAACCGATCGATCCCAAAAAGGAGTTGGCCAATCAGTGGGACCCTGCCATCGGGAAACTGCTTCATTTCACCGCCGGATGCCTGGCCGCCACCGAAAAACGGTGGCCGGATGCGCTGAAGGAATTTCAATCCTCTGAAGGGATGATTAACGGATATTCATTGGCAGGGATTGACCCAAAAACCTTCACCGCAGGGATCAATGAAAAGGAAGGACGATATTTGAACCTTGGTGTGCTGTATTATTTCAAAAGGCTCTTTCCCCAGAGCTTGAGCGAATTTTCCAAGGCCATCGAGATCAATCCTCGTTCCCTTCTCGGCAATTATTGGGCGGCTCAAGTCTGTTTGCAGAAGAAAGATCGTGCCCAAGCCATGCAATTTTTCACGAGCGCGGTGCAAGAAGCCCCCAAATTCTTTGCAGCCCTCTATGCGCTCGGCGAATTGCATTTCATGGCTGGAAAAGTTGATGCGGCCGCAGACTATTATCGTCAGGCGGTGAACGTACACAAGGATCCGGGTCTTTTGATCAAACTTGGCCTGCATGCTGAGCAAACCGGCAACAACGAGGATGCGGCAAAATATTATCAGGAAGTCATCGACACCTTTCCGACTTTTTTTGTCGGCTATAATCAACTGGCTTGGTTATACGCCAAGCGGGGCGTTGAGTTGGATACGGCCATGCGCTTGGCACAAAAAGCGGATGAGCTTCAACCAGGCAATGCCAGCATTCTCGATACAATCGGGTGGATCCACTTTCAAAAGAAAAAGTTTGACGCAGCTGCTTCCCACCTCGAGAAAGCTCTCGAAAGCAACCCGAATAATCCAACAATTCTTTATCACCTAGGACGCACTCTCCTGGCTCAGGGGAAGAGCGATGCCGCCATGGGCCATCTGCGTCGCGCTCTTGAGTTGTCACCGAAGTTTGAGGGGGCAGAGGACGCGCGAAAATTGCTGGGGAAGGAGCAATAAGTTGGCAGTATCAATTGCGTGGCTGTTTTTGTGATCATCGAGCAACGCCTGACCCTCTTCGGTCAGGCGTTTTTGCTTTGTGGCCGCAAATCTCCTTGCACTCTTTGACCGAAAAGAGACGTTGTATATGCCGGTACAGCAAGAGGGAAATTTGCAACGATGTCTCGGGGATTGTTGAGCTTTTCCTTGACAAAATGCGGTGATTTGCTTTACGATTTCGCGTTTTTTATGCCTGCTGCGGAATGTGGTTCCGTCACTTTGCTGGTATTCCGTGCTATTGTTGTGTTGCCTCCCCGAGTCTGAAGGCTGCGAACCGAAAAACGGGTTCGAAAATCGGGCTTGCGGGAAAGGTTGATCACTTTTAATTGTTTCCCTCATCTTGCCTCTCTCTCAACAAGGACGAAACCATGAAGCAATTCAAAATCAAGACCATCAACGCCATTGCCAAGGAAGGATTGAAGCTGTTTGGCACTCGATTTGCCGTCAGCCCGGATGAGGCGGCGCCCGAGGGCATCGTGGTCCGCAGTTCCAAGGTGGATCTCTCCCTGTTTCCCGAGCTGCTGGCGGTGGCCCGTGCCGGTGCCGGAGTCAACAATATCCCGGTGGAAGAGGCCACGGAGAAAGGCGTTTGCGTGTTCAACACCCCCGGCGCCAATGCCAACGCCGTGGTCGAGCTGGTGTACACGTCCCTTGGTATCTGGCTGCGCAATGTCGAGAAGTCCATCGAGTTCTGCCAGGGACTGACCGGCATGAATGACGAGGAGATCAACAAGGAAGTCGAGGCTCGCAAGAAGAAGTTCAAGGGCGAGGAAATGGCCGGCAAGACCCTGGCGGTGTTCGGTCTGGGCAAGATCGGTGTCGGCGTCGCCAATGCGGGCTTGCACCATGGCATGCGCGTTCTCGGCTTTGATCCGTTTCCGGCCCTCGACAACATCCACCACCTCGCCCCCGAGGTCACCTTGGCCCGCTCACGCAAGGAGGCCTTGGCCGATGCCGATTTCATCTCCATCCACATGCCGCTCAACAAGAACACCCGCGGCTATGTGACCGAGAAGGATTTTCTCGAGTTCGTCAAGGACGGGGCAGTGCTGATCAATTATGCCCGTGGGCCGATTGTTGACGAGGATGCGGTCCTGGCCTCCCTGGCCAGCGGCAAGCTCAGGGGGCATATCTCCGATTTTCCCTCGGTTAAATTTCTTGGTCACGAGCAGATCCTGGTGACGCCGCATCTTGGCGCCTCCACCGCCGAATCCGAGGAGAACTGCGCCACCATGGCGGTGCGCGAGCTGAAGAACTATCTTGAATTCGGCAATATCGTCCATAGCGTCAACTTCCCCAACATCGAAACCATTCCCACGGTCGATGTCCATACCCGCCTGACCGTGATCAACCGCGACCAGCCGGGAATGATCGGCATGATCAGCAACATC contains these protein-coding regions:
- a CDS encoding VWA domain-containing protein; this translates as MLGKKWLFLAVAAMMAVFASSALADTSVSWVSPSNGSSYVEGTVLGASQPDGAITGQAGASGMTGGTGLDLMLVIDVSGSMSGSKLTAVKAAAVALVNSLPNNTTQVGIVKYSSSANMVEMLQDLTSNKSDLIATINGLSASGSTATGTAIQVATAELLSSRAIAGHAKMEVVLSDGEYNVGIDPKIAAAQAHAQGITVHTVGVQLYGTGYTSMQQTAVAGGGIFTNVNNLNDLVALFSGTGGNLVGLDHVDIQLADGSWKYDIATDGLGNFILPDQVIALGANTFTAHAYGTDGTSASAVLTLYGTPNAVPEPTTMLLFGVGLAGLVGLSRARKA
- a CDS encoding 3-phosphoglycerate dehydrogenase family protein, with the translated sequence MKQFKIKTINAIAKEGLKLFGTRFAVSPDEAAPEGIVVRSSKVDLSLFPELLAVARAGAGVNNIPVEEATEKGVCVFNTPGANANAVVELVYTSLGIWLRNVEKSIEFCQGLTGMNDEEINKEVEARKKKFKGEEMAGKTLAVFGLGKIGVGVANAGLHHGMRVLGFDPFPALDNIHHLAPEVTLARSRKEALADADFISIHMPLNKNTRGYVTEKDFLEFVKDGAVLINYARGPIVDEDAVLASLASGKLRGHISDFPSVKFLGHEQILVTPHLGASTAESEENCATMAVRELKNYLEFGNIVHSVNFPNIETIPTVDVHTRLTVINRDQPGMIGMISNILGAERINIMNYTNKSNGTVGYNIIDCAGPVSEEVQTKIAQQDGVLRVRVIPLEIKGRVD
- a CDS encoding tetratricopeptide repeat protein, with product MLTRVITALRPRKFEMTEENVKKLFRQCDSMRLALAATLFLLFVLAAVNARAVPMQSLDATGDAVELSVEVEKDPDSFIDLMKQEFARGNIDSAGYFAEQLVPLRPQEADVHAIYSISLAATGKNAEAREQLNAAKRLGPDTLFTLAAEAIILQREKNYTEAIKKCEQAIALNATHPYPRNILGRVYADMGHHAKALDCFQKAVELKVDFLLGYINLGAVSYLTGDYERSIASFSKAIELNRNAYAAHYGLGVVYETLGKNKEAMQALQKSLELRPGNASALETLGKLQLKEGLIEAALQTGNEMASKNMDGAFVLLGDALLQAGKTDEAIASLKKAPQGGAEVPYLLGYCEMVQGRYEAAERLMEDVLKIDPRHFGAYSARTALKLYLGKPIDPKKELANQWDPAIGKLLHFTAGCLAATEKRWPDALKEFQSSEGMINGYSLAGIDPKTFTAGINEKEGRYLNLGVLYYFKRLFPQSLSEFSKAIEINPRSLLGNYWAAQVCLQKKDRAQAMQFFTSAVQEAPKFFAALYALGELHFMAGKVDAAADYYRQAVNVHKDPGLLIKLGLHAEQTGNNEDAAKYYQEVIDTFPTFFVGYNQLAWLYAKRGVELDTAMRLAQKADELQPGNASILDTIGWIHFQKKKFDAAASHLEKALESNPNNPTILYHLGRTLLAQGKSDAAMGHLRRALELSPKFEGAEDARKLLGKEQ
- a CDS encoding choice-of-anchor L family PEP-CTERM protein; the protein is MKKLICLATLGLLGVAANAPAMTITAMDSAVNLANALGGAGVTISNVTYTGAFAASGYFTGGAAAGLGIDKGVVLTSGRASYLNGTSNTSDAITGINNLAGDGDLNGLIPGYSTHDATVLEFDFVSEGSTAYFNYAFGSEEYDEWVGSAYNDVFGFFFDGNNNIALIPGTSTPVAINKVNGGSYSTYFNANDPTNGIPTPYAFEYDGFTDMFTASMTGLTAGQTYHIKLAIADAGDWSLDSGVFLQAGSFSKDPVPEPATMLLFGTGLAGLAAAGRRRVQK